One Tetrapisispora phaffii CBS 4417 chromosome 2, complete genome genomic region harbors:
- the TPHA0B04520 gene encoding uncharacterized protein (ancestral locus Anc_1.78), which translates to MGFNLLTIFLLIARLFDNVICTQYIIQLVENTQVNAFLKKHDIDVMDSNILPIEIGNSFIAFSGDLSKEQVSSVFEDNAAAAISTEKYLELQGYLKQTDAPKHLGRLTKDSIKSSQYHYANNQYIFSDTSGNGVDIYIVDTGIDIQHPIYLQNNIHKLIDLTTSPIPSGDFNGHGTAMAGIINSDPFGVLKSANLVDVRVVDANTKHATMSRVLSALSLIEKHEQKTMRPSIIVLPFQTEKNTILESAIENISKKIPVIIPAGNKHQNACKLSPMGIKKLSNVLVVGSLEYSEEQNYLDIAKFSNYGSCVDIYTSGVDISTLKTSSNGGKELIHNVTGTSYSCGIVAGVVGYYMSKGMNGTDAVSKVLSSPLVATRSNTSIKELKLFI; encoded by the coding sequence atgggTTTTAATTTACTGACAATCTTTTTACTAATTGCTAGGTTATTCGATAATGTTATTTGTACacaatatattattcaattagTTGAAAATACTCAAGTGAATGCGTTTCTTAAGAAGCATGATATAGATGTCATGGATAGTAATATACTTCCTATTGAAATTGGGAACTCGTTTATTGCCTTTTCTGGTGACTTAAGTAAGGAACAAGTATCGAGTGTTTTTGAGGACAATGCTGCTGCTGCTATATCTACTGAAAAATACTTAGAATTGCAAGGCtatttaaaacaaacaGATGCACCGAAGCATTTGGGAAGGTTGACAAAAGATAGTATAAAAAGTTCTCAGTATCATTATGCAAacaatcaatatatttttagtGACACGTCAGGTAATGGTgtagatatttatatagtgGATACTGGAATCGATATACAGCATCCAATTTATCTACAAAACAACATTCATAAGTTAATTGACCTAACCACCAGTCCGATTCCAAGCGGAGATTTCAATGGGCATGGAACTGCCATGGCAGGAATTATAAACTCTGATCCATTTGGTGTATTGAAAAGTGCAAATTTAGTCGATGTTAGAGTAGTAGATGCTAATACAAAACATGCCACAATGTCACGAGTATTGTCTGCTTTGTCATTAATCGAAAAACATGAACAGAAAACCATGAGACCTTCAATCATTGTCTTGCCATTTCAAACGGAAAAGAATACCATTTTAGAGTctgcaattgaaaatatatcaaagaAAATCCCTGTAATTATACCCGCTGGGAACAAACATCAAAATGCTTGCAAGTTAAGTCCTATGGgtatcaaaaaattatcaaacgTATTAGTTGTAGGTTCGTTGGAGTATTCAGAagaacaaaattatttggaTATTGCTAAATTTTCCAACTATGGATCCTGCGTTGACATATACACATCAGGAGTGGACATTTCAACGTTAAAAACAAGTAGTAATGGTGGAAAGGAGTTAATACATAATGTAACAGGAACTTCGTATAGTTGTGGGATTGTTGCAGGTGTTGTTGGGTATTACATGTCGAAAGGAATGAACGGCACTGACGCTGTCAGTAAAGTCCTATCCTCTCCGTTGGTAGCAACAAGAAGCAACACCAGTATTAAggaattaaaattatttatttaa
- the SLP1 gene encoding Slp1p (similar to Saccharomyces cerevisiae SLP1 (YOR154W); ancestral locus Anc_1.77), whose protein sequence is MAYFSYTLAIFLVIFNEFFYVQGSNASASLIENNVNSSCCIEKNHRQEIFKIEAEILSCVASLTKSAGIEASTKYALSSTVFMPVLSTVAVDIALELTDDKSEKEASNITNTIDLKNNTFKPFNEWKQQKLYNTLSDSKIRAQRTRSPVNQDLEEQDLIGGEMEIDLGFFTEKEIDNELPEVKVYKNKFNYASLDCAATIMETNSDASGANSILIENKDTYLLNPCSVASKYVIIELCQDILVEQIAMANFEFFSSTFKDVRFSVSDRYPITKDEWKVIGNFKAQNSRNIQNFMIENPKIWARYLKIETISFFDNEYYCPISVVRVHGKTMMDEYKMSNIDKHDREGIEYKYSEAVEDDEIEMVCDPINEISGHNFTNVMFMNNRLNFTESALQPLTFDDYLKEVNRTFCPPRPYKNSSATSSLSSSGSTEDSIFKNIMKRLTSLESNTNLTFSYIEEQSRLLSESFEASERSHVKKLTFIIDAFNITVQRNIQSLSEFAGQLKEQSLRILEEQKLNNDFFSTQNARKMERMEKEIAYQRRVIYFILFVLSALVLATILNKEFYFDDYNQPDNWMESKPKPTENKSYSKNDFMMKIDAQKKEQFTLSPYSSGSAYSDIEYLQNSFDNGNESDSKLNTNSNFINEEISNLKFTKSETFEKSNSSDFNNDTENHLTFSKSDAFENSFDRKYNNQHGNTLTLSKSDTYGDNFRSDDQGSINSDQEWEY, encoded by the coding sequence atggCATACTTTTCGTATACATTGGCGATTTTTTTAgttattttcaatgaatttttttatgttCAAGGCTCTAATGCTTCAGCATCattaatagaaaataatgtcAATAGTTCATGTTGTATAGAAAAGAACCATCGCCaggaaatatttaaaattgaagcTGAAATACTTTCTTGTGTGGCAAGTTTAACCAAGTCAGCAGGCATAGAAGCTTCTACCAAATATGCGTTGAGCAGTACTGTGTTCATGCCTGTCCTATCAACTGTAGCAGTTGATATTGCTCTAGAATTAACCGATGATAAATCAGAAAAAGAAGCttcaaatattacaaaCACTATTGACTTGAAAAATAACACTTTTAAACCTTTTAATGAATGGAAACAGCAAAAGTTATATAATACACTTTctgattcaaaaattagAGCACAAAGGACAAGATCTCCTGTCAACCAAGATTTAGAAGAACAAGATTTAATAGGAGGAGAAATGGAAATTGATTTAGGCTTTTTCacagaaaaagaaatagatAATGAATTACCTGAAGTTAAAGTATACAAAAATAAGTTTAATTATGCTTCTTTGGATTGTGCTGCAACTATAATGGAGACAAATTCAGATGCATCAGGAGCAAATTCAATTctaatagaaaataaagatacGTATCTTTTAAATCCTTGTTCAGTAGCAAGCAAGTATGTCATAATCGAATTATGCCAAGATATTTTAGTTGAACAAATAGCAATGgcaaattttgaattctttTCCTCAACTTTTAAAGATGTTAGATTTTCTGTTTCAGATAGATACCCTATAACTAAAGATGAATGGAAAGTTAttggaaattttaaagCTCAAAACTCTAGAAATATacaaaattttatgatAGAAAATCCCAAAATTTGGGCtagatatttaaagatCGAAACTATctcattttttgataatgaatattattgtcCTATTAGTGTTGTCAGAGTTCATGGTAAGACAATGATGgatgaatataaaatgaGCAACATCGATAAACATGATAGGGAAGGAatagaatataaatattccGAAGCAGTAGAAGATGATGAGATCGAAATGGTGTGTGATCCgattaatgaaatatcaggacataattttacaaatgTAATGTTCATGAATAACCGTTTAAATTTTACCGAATCTGCATTACAACCATTGACATTCGATGATTATCTAAAAGAGGTAAATAGAACATTTTGTCCTCCTAGACcatataaaaattcatcagcaacttcttctttatcatcatcGGGATCAACTGAAGATTCCATTTTTAAGAACATAATGAAGAGATTAACTTCATTAGAatcaaatacaaatttaACTTTCTCTTACATCGAGGAACAGAGTAGATTACTTTCAGAATCTTTCGAAGCATCAGAGAGAAGTCACGTCAAGAAACtaacttttattattgatgcATTCAATATAACAGTACAACGTAATATTCAATCTTTAAGTGAATTTGCTGGACAATTAAAAGAACAATCTCTTAGAATTTTAGAGgaacaaaaattgaataatgatttttttagCACCCAAAACGCTAGAAAAATGGAGCGTATGGAAAAAGAGATAGCATATCAAAGAAGagtaatatatttcattttatttgttcTATCGGCACTTGTACTAGCCACGATTctaaataaagaattttatttcGATGATTACAACCAACCGGATAATTGGATGGAATCAAAGCCAAAACCAACCgaaaataaatcatataGTAAGAATGATTTCATGATGAAGATTGACGCTCAGAAAAAGGAACAATTTACTTTATCACCTTATTCTTCAGGGTCTGCATATTctgatattgaatatttacaaaattctTTTGACAATGGTAATGAAAGTGACTCTAAATTGAATACAAACagcaattttattaatgaagaaatatcTAACTTAAAATTCACCAAGTCagaaacttttgaaaaaagtAATAGTTCAGACTTTAATAATGACACCGAGAATCATTTGACTTTCTCCAAATCTGATGCCTTTGaaaattcttttgatagaaaatataataaccAACATGGCAACACTCTTACCTTGAGTAAATCTGATACTTATGGGGATAATTTTAGATCAGATGACCAAGGCTCAATTAACTCAGATCAAGAATGGGAGtactaa
- the TAF2 gene encoding transcription initiation factor TFIID subunit TAF2 (similar to Saccharomyces cerevisiae TAF2 (YCR042C); ancestral locus Anc_1.76) — MSSYSKDATPKAPFTPQLLNTLESQMSFRTFKIAHQRVALDIDLKRHCIKGVADIILIPLIQNLEYITLDCKNMNVTNVLIENRRSDSYIHDDPIRDAEEKYKNKSFDALLEYNTIEQSQFLRGKFADLNERSEEQTKSQLIIKVPPSIKITLQDANFLTNYTPITPSVRVTPAAEETVFTPLSIKVEYELMNPTTGVRFDTPSEQEPYLWNAYTANSEICSTASYWMPCVNSLDEKSTWEIEISVPRKVKDIGVSKIIGQNEPATTEKSLPKIKIVSSGNTHINGNNTDTLDNNTKSNKMDVDEIEQNESSNVKTDFNGPIGENKESHLRGGAEEEEEEEEEEEEEEEEEEHDIENDTGNLINRDIKVCCSEFTTAKEVSHPTDLSKKLFTFQLFNPVAPHHIGWAVGAFDIWELPRFSTRDENYDEDQDDHDETRKTSKQNNNDAEVPEIEADIIPIQIYTLPTPDIDYETILNSNMVVQKAMDFYSKEFGSFPFTSYSLIYLPSSIDETMNFASMTICNTRILYPPTILDQIHPTTDHLLWSLAMQWSSVNITPLHINDIWCSLGMAGYMVFKLWEELYGSNEFQYRLSKCKETVIALDWEKPPIGSTFDGASRPVSFTSKDLDFIKLKAPLVLYILDRRMIKTERSFGLSRILPKIFLQAMSGDLPNNSLSAAHFQHVCERVNKSKLGKFFQQWVYSSGVPIFRVTQRFNKKRMVIEMGIRQVQEQKVSGSKNGVKEGFSSRALNYIQDSTRETIPHFTGSMTIRIHEPDGTPYEHIVEIKDVFTKLDIQYNTKYRRSRTKKQSSLKLDKDGKTELNEQPSQVVKFPNVNIQKFGTVLSTQSDCESWNLADPSLSSEVLEIQRQNEAFQWIRIDSDLEWICELHINQSDYMFAAQLQQDADIEAQIQSIRYYDDTIEQSQVTSLLYSSILTRTVMDSRYFYGVRLEACRALTKYIVRDLPNRVFPGGPRHLIKIYQELFCYSESNIPLNNDFSDIRKYYLQKAIPVYLSEVVSETDESPEFVKNFLLDILTYNENSGNNYNDIYFICYLIQALVECATKSANDRSFISKVLEQLQRYENLDKWTPSYQLLLTKTILESKLTLHRYGLYEFEDLQEILMYTLSPVVFNVKENCVRFREGQDNIVLECFKIMLIEGGLKSREALQYFFETLLFTPNVYIKDKLVDVFIEAVDYIAEHKLMDTLNDDLNYLTKQLVPEYNEYDEEVNIDEVFGEDDDDHPIIQEDFGQEIQQRRELKLRSHVGGVLSILRKLFENYSPLKQILWKTLHVPTLSLYQRKRLFDISRILYQLVDRFEIPLPKPPMKKLIAEKISNSKIVIKREGSLKLVIAPKNTTITKPTVTINMKPTKLKINLTKGTKIKKPTDDKKQKPLPKLKIKQKPVSKPKAKVKKGTTNRVGTLPIRFVKIFTGESKRVDISSVPFTKHVRIMKANSRSLSVKIILPKKASPQETQLDVQPPQEIQTTETSIKQEQTESTEQHQQNEAELTPNIASISEVSSEGSQS, encoded by the coding sequence ATGTCTTCTTATTCGAAGGATGCGACTCCAAAGGCACCGTTTACTCCTCAATTGCTAAATACGTTGGAGTCTCAGATGAGTTTCAGAACATTCAAGATTGCGCACCAGAGAGTGGCGCTAGATATAGATTTGAAGAGACATTGCATAAAAGGTGTCGCTGACATCATACTGATTCCATTGATACAAAATTTAGAGTATATCACACTGGATTGTAAAAATATGAACGTTACAAATGTTCTGATCGAAAACAGGAGGTCTGACAGCTATATCCACGATGATCCCATCCGGGATGCCGAGGAGAAGTATAAGAACAAATCTTTTGATGCATTGCTTGAATATAACACGATAGAGCAATCTCAGTTCTTGAGAGGCAAATTTGCAGACTTAAATGAACGTTCCGAAGAGCAGACCAAGTCgcaattaataattaaagtTCCACCATCGATCAAAATTACACTACAAGACGCAAATTTCCTGACAAATTATACACCAATCACTCCGTCTGTACGAGTGACTCCAGCAGCAGAAGAGACTGTGTTTACCCCGTTATCGATTAAAGTGGAATACGAATTGATGAACCCAACAACAGGTGTACGGTTCGACACACCTTCGGAACAGGAACCATATTTATGGAACGCTTACACTGCTAATTCGGAAATATGTTCAACTGCTTCATATTGGATGCCATGTGTAAATTCTCTAGATGAAAAATCAACATGGGAAATAGAGATTAGTGTACCAAGAAAAGTTAAAGATATAGGCGTTTCTAAAATAATAGGTCAAAACGAACCAGCTACTACAGAGAAATCATTACCAAAGATTAAAATTGTCTCCTCCGGCAACACACATATAAACGGTAATAATACCGATACACTAGATAACAATACTAAATCTAATAAGATGGATGTTGACGAAATAGAACAAAATGAATCATCCAATGTAAAAACTGACTTTAATGGACCCATTGGCGAAAATAAAGAGAGCCATCTAAGAGGTGGggcagaagaagaagaagaagaagaggagGAGGaggaagaggaagaagaggaagaggaacatgatattgaaaatgacaCAGGTAACCTAATAAATAGAGATATAAAAGTCTGTTGTTCAGAGTTTACGACTGCCAAAGAAGTCTCTCATCCGACCGACCTCtctaaaaaattattcacTTTCCAACTGTTTAACCCAGTTGCTCCTCATCATATTGGATGGGCTGTAGGTGCATTTGATATTTGGGAATTACCAAGATTCTCTACAAGAGATGAGAATTATGACGAAGATCAAGATGATCATGATGAAACAAGAAAAACCAGTAAACAGAACAATAATGACGCAGAAGTACCAGAAATAGAAGCGGATATTATTCCAATACAAATTTATACTTTACCGACACCAGATATAGATTATGAaactattttaaattcaaacatGGTAGTACAGAAGGCAATGgatttttattcaaaggAATTTGGTTCATTTCCATTTACCTCATATTCCCTTATATACCTTCCCAGTTCTATCGATGAAACAATGAATTTTGCTAGTATGACCATTTGTAACACAAGGATACTATATCCTCCAACTATTTTAGACCAAATCCATCCTACTACAGATCATTTACTTTGGTCATTGGCAATGCAATGGTCAAGTGTCAATATTACTCCCTTACATATTAATGATATCTGGTGTAGTCTAGGTATGGCAGGCTACATGGTCTTCAAACTCTGGGAAGAATTGTACGGTAGTAATGAATTTCAATATCGTTTGAGTAAATGCAAAGAAACAGTAATTGCCTTAGATTGGGAAAAACCACCAATTGGTTCCACATTTGATGGTGCTTCAAGACCAGTTTCATTTACGAGTAAGGATCTTGATTTTATCAAACTTAAGGCTCCTTTAgttctttatatattggACCGTCGAATGATAAAGACAGAACGTTCATTTGGTTTGTCACGTATATTgccaaaaatatttttgcaAGCAATGTCTGGAGATTTACCAAATAATTCTCTATCGGCAGCACATTTTCAACACGTTTGTGAACGTGTTAACAAAAGCAAATTAGGAAAATTCTTTCAGCAATGGGTATATAGTTCTGGTGTACCAATATTTCGTGTTACTCAGAGATTtaataagaaaagaatGGTCATAGAAATGGGTATTAGACAAGTGCAAGAGCAAAAAGTAAGTGGAAGTAAAAATGGAGTTAAAGAGGGATTTTCATCTAGGgcattaaattatattcaagACTCTACAAGAGAAACTATACCTCATTTTACAGGTTCTATGACCATTAGAATTCATGAACCTGATGGAACACCTTATGAACatattgttgaaattaaagatgttTTCACAAAATTAGATATTCAATACAACACAAAATATAGAAGATCAAGAACCAAAAAACAATCCTCCCTAAAGTTAGACAAAGATGGTAAAACGGAACTAAATGAACAACCATCCCAAGTAGTAAAATTCCCCAATgtcaatattcaaaaatttggTACAGTTTTATCCACTCAGTCAGACTGTGAAAGTTGGAACTTAGCTGATCCGTCATTGTCATCAGAAGTTTTAGAAATCCAAAGACAAAATGAAGCATTTCAATGGATCAGAATTGATTCAGATCTCGAATGGATATGTGAGCTTCATATAAACCAATCGGATTATATGTTTGCTGCACAATTGCAACAAGATGCTGATATAGAAGCACAAATTCAAAGCATACGTTATTATGATGATACAATAGAACAATCACAGGTAACATcgttattatattcttccATCTTGACGAGGACAGTGATGGATTCCCGGTATTTCTATGGTGTCCGTCTGGAAGCATGTAGGGCTTTgactaaatatattgttcGTGATCTACCAAATAGGGTTTTCCCAGGTGGTCCAAGACatttaatcaaaatttatcaaGAATTATTCTGTTACAGTGAGTCAAATATTCCACTAAACAATGATTTCAGtgatattagaaaatattatcttcaGAAAGCTATCCCAGTATATCTAAGTGAAGTTGTCAGTGAGACAGATGAAAGTCCAGAATTTGTCAAAAATTTCTTATTAGATATTCTAACATATAACGAGAATTCTGGAAATAATTACAAcgatatttatttcatttgttatttaataCAAGCGTTGGTTGAATGTGCTACAAAGTCAGCTAATGATCGCtcttttatttctaaaGTTTTAGAGCAATTACAAAGATACGAGAATTTGGATAAATGGACGCCTTCTTATCAACTCTTATTGACAAAAACCATTTTGGAATCCAAATTGACATTGCATAGATATGGGTTATATGAATTCGAAGACTTGCAAGAAATACTGATGTATACATTAAGTCCTGTCGTATTCAATGTGAAAGAAAATTGTGTGAGATTCCGGGAAGGCCAAGATAACATTGTTTTGGAATGCTTCAAGATAATGTTAATCGAAGGTGGTTTAAAAAGTAGGGAAGCTttgcaatattttttcgaaacattattatttacaccaaatgtttatattaaagataaacTTGTCGATGTTTTTATTGAAGCAGTTGATTATATTGCAGAACATAAATTGATGGATACtttaaatgatgatttGAATTACCTTACTAAACAATTAGTGCCTGAATACAACGAATATGATGAGGAAgttaatattgatgaagtGTTTGGGGAAGACGATGATGACCACCCAATTATCCAAGAAGATTTTGGGCAAGAAATTCAACAAAGAAGAGAGCTGAAGTTGAGATCTCACGTGGGTGGTGTGTTATCAATCTTAAGAAAACTTTTCGAAAATTATTCTCCTCTAAAACAGATTCTTTGGAAAACATTACATGTTCCAACTTTGAGTTTATATCAACGAAAGAGACTATTTGACATTTCaagaatattatatcaattaGTTGATAGGTTCGAAATCCCATTACCTAAACCTCCAATGAAAAAGTTAATTGCAGAGAAGATAAGTAACAGTAAGATTGTCATCAAGAGAGAAGGTTCATTGAAGTTGGTAATAGCACCAAAAAATACGACAATTACTAAGCCAACAGTGACAATAAACATGAAGCCTACTAAATTGAAAATCAATTTAACCAAAGGAActaaaataaagaaacctACCGACGATAAAAAGCAAAAACCTTTACCTAAATTGAAAATCAAACAGAAACCAGTGTCAAAACCAAAGGCTAAAGTTAAGAAAGGAACAACCAACAGGGTCGGTACACTGCCTATCAGATTTGTTAAGATATTTACTGGTGAATCTAAAAGAGTAGATATTTCATCTGTTCCATTCACTAAACATGTCAGGATCATGAAGGCAAACTCCAGGTCTCTATCTGTCAAAATTATTCTTCCAAAGAAGGCGTCTCCACAGGAGACACAATTGGATGTACAGCCACCGCAAGAGATACAGACGACTGAGACAAGCATCAAACAAGAACAAACTGAATCAACTGAACAACATCAACAGAACGAAGCGGAATTGACCCCAAATATTGCCTCTATTTCAGAGGTTTCTTCAGAGGGGTCTCAGTCGTAA
- the GOR1 gene encoding glyoxylate reductase (similar to Saccharomyces cerevisiae GOR1 (YNL274C); ancestral locus Anc_1.75), which yields MGKPVVLRLGCIRFGQQKWEEFSKTVDLIVLDDSMTRAEFLKLLQDPHSKLENVQIITRTFLSVNQTGRFDKEIAEALPASVKAIVHTGAGYDQVDVEHFNKRGIQVANVPDIVTSATADNHVFLLLGALRNFSSGHRELINGNWEKKGAGCSVTFGHDPVGKTVGVLGMGGIGRAVVSRLQPFGFEKFIYHNRNRLSPELEAGCQYVSFDELLKQADIISINVPLSKATRHIIDETAISKMKDGVVIVNTSRGAVIDEQALIRGLQSGKIRTAGLDVFEFEPKVPQELIDMPQVLSLPHMGTYCVETWQKMEEFVVENAINMIEEGKVISLVPEQKNEAWIKEL from the coding sequence ATGGGAAAACCTGTGGTGCTGAGATTAGGTTGCATTAGATTTGGACAACAGAAATGGGAAGAGTTCAGTAAGACAGTGGATTTGATTGTGTTGGACGACTCGATGACAAGGGCAGAGTTTTTGAAGTTGCTTCAGGATCCGCATAGCAAGTTGGAAAACGTCCAGATTATCACTAGGACATTTTTGAGTGTGAATCAGACCGGAAGGTTTGATAAGGAGATTGCGGAGGCCCTGCCGGCCTCTGTGAAGGCAATTGTGCACACCGGTGCAGGCTATGACCAAGTAGATGTTGAGCATTTCAATAAAAGAGGCATCCAGGTGGCTAACGTTCCAGATATAGTTACCAGTGCAACTGCCGATAACCATGTTTTCTTGCTTCTGGGGGCCCTTAGAAATTTCTCGAGTGGTCACAGGGAATTAATCAATGGTAATTGGGAGAAGAAAGGCGCTGGTTGTTCTGTGACTTTTGGTCACGACCCAGTGGGTAAAACGGTTGGTGTCCTAGGGATGGGTGGTATAGGCCGTGCAGTGGTCAGTAGATTGCAACCATTtggttttgaaaaattcatataTCATAACAGAAACAGGCTGTCTCCGGAGTTGGAAGCAGGCTGCCAATATGTTTCCTTTGACGAGCTACTGAAGCAAGCAGATATTATCTCCATTAATGTCCCGTTGAGCAAAGCTACGAGACACATAATTGACGAGACTGCCATCTCCAAGATGAAAGATGGAGTGGTCATTGTCAACACCTCCAGGGGAGCTGTCATCGACGAGCAAGCTTTGATTAGAGGCTTGCAAAGTGGTAAAATTAGAACAGCAGGCTTGGACGTCTTTGAATTTGAGCCTAAAGTACCACAAGAACTAATTGATATGCCTCAAGTACTTTCTTTACCACACATGGGTACCTACTGTGTCGAGACGTGGCAAAAAATGGAGGAGTTTGTTGTTGAAAATGCAATCAATATGATTGAAGAGGGGAAAGTTATTAGTCTTGTCCCtgaacaaaaaaatgaagCATGGATCAAAGAACTATGA
- the TPHA0B04560 gene encoding uncharacterized protein (similar to Saccharomyces cerevisiae YCR043C; ancestral locus Anc_1.74) — MVPPPYDPILLREHAYYDTGDLTVVLDPDTFYQNGLKSSARYGLGFLNYNFGLRDEIYEKSFWMLVRIHVYTHFTFYLTLFTGLLFAWVYMNFLRGNTQNLKQLLFGKRKQQAIWKYKSIKNKNELLHDGDLEYQHVKD, encoded by the coding sequence ATGGTTCCTCCTCCTTATGATCCAATATTGCTACGTGAGCATGCTTATTACGATACAGGGGATTTAACTGTGGTGCTGGACCCGGATACGTTTTACCAAAATGGTCTAAAGAGCTCTGCTAGATACGGACTGGGGTTCTTGAATTATAACTTTGGGCTAAGAGATGAAATCTATGAGAAATCGTTCTGGATGCTTGTTCGAATTCATGTCTACACACACTTCACTTTCTATTTGACTCTATTCACAGGTCTGTTGTTTGCATGGGTATACATGAACTTTCTGAGAGGGAATACacaaaatttgaaacaattaCTGTTTGGGAAACGCAAACAGCAAGCCATTTGGAAGTACAAGTCGattaagaataaaaatgagCTGTTGCACGATGGTGATCTAGAGTACCAGCATGTCAAGGATTGA